ACCCAGTATAGTGACAATGCTATGAGGGTTTTGAGGAAGACACTGGATAGTGCTGGTGAGATggacacagttacacacacacacacacacgcgtgcacgTGCACGTGTGCACACATACAGCTGTTGGGGGAATTATTAGGGATCTGCTTTGAGTTCAATCACAGTTGCCGTAGTAACGTACAGTCTCACCTTCTTAACTGGACTCAGTGTTACATAGAGAACTTTGCGTAAGCAGTTTACACCAAATCAACATAGTGACAAAGTCAAAACAACAAAGAGTGGGGAGGAGGGAAGCGTGGCCACGTAATTAAGCAACATAAAGATATCACCAGTGTTTCTTCCTCTAACCCCTACAAATCGCATTTCAAACTGAAAAAAAAACAACCCTGCATCACTTAATAATCATGACCATCGTCGTCATCATCTTCGTCTTCATcataataacacaacacacaaaacAGAACGCGGTCGGTCTACtcgtcatcctcctcctcctcctcatcctcctcctcatcttcctcgtcgtcgtcatcatcatcgtcatccaTATTACTCTTCGTCATGGGTTTAGGGGCCATCACCATGCTCGGAGCACCCACCTTCCCCTTACCGGACTTATAGTCAGCCACGtcctggaaagagagagagagcgatagagagagaggagggagggagtcaaATGTGTTATTACCAGTATCATATTATATTACTATCTTGTTATCATGCGTTATCAGACATAGAATAATACTGAATTAAGTTTACAAGAGACATGGATACATCTCTAAGGTGGCTTCCTCCCCTTATCTCCTTTCGAGATGAATCCATAGAAAGGTATAGCATCTTGGTTCTGTAGGTGTGTGGTTTATTTGCTTAGTATTGTATTCTGTGTGGACCCCAAGGAAGAGCAGCTTTTCCTAAATGAAAGAGGAtctgaataaaaaaaatgcacTAATTAAATAACTAATACACAGGTGTTCTTCTACCTTCTGGTACTTGTCTTTGAGTTTGTTGGCCTTGATCAGGTAGGGCTGTTTAGTAGCATCAGTAAGGTTGTTCCACTGCTCGCCTAGTTTCTTGGCCACGTCCCCTATCCCCAGGCTGGGATGCTGGGCCTTGATCTTGGGCCGGTGGTCCGCGCAGAAGATGAAGAAACCAGATCTAGGGAGAAAGGATTTTTTTAAAAAAGGTACAATATTCATTTATTTACTAGTATGGATTTTCTTTTGTCATTTTGGGTGATGTGACGTCTTATGTGAGTATTGATATAAACACCAGCAAAGTAGTGtgctgcgtgtctgtctgtctgtctgtctgtctgtccgcccgtccagtcatatacagtgccttcggaaggtattcacaccccttgactttttccacattttgttgtgttacagcctgaacataaaatgtattaaattgagatgttgtgtcacaggcctacacacaataccccataatgtagaattatgtttttaagacattttaagaaattcataaaaaatgaaaagctgaaatgtcttgagtcaataagtattcaaccctttttgttgtggcaaacctaaataagttcaggagtaaaaatttgctaaatgccactggcctacacacaataactcatcatgtcaaagtggaataatacaaaaaaaatggcttaataagtcacataataagttgcatggactcactctgtgtgcaataatagtgtttaacatgattttggaatgactaccacatctctgtaccccacacatacaattatctgtaaggtcccttagtcgagcagtgaatttcaaccacaaaaaAACTGGGAGATTttctaatgcctcgcaaagaagggcacctattggtagatggataaaaaaataaaatatccctttgagcatggtgaagttgaatattcctttgagcatgatgaagttattcattcaactttggatggtgtatcaatacacccagtcactacaaagatacaggcgtcctttctaACTTTTTCAGATAAAAagaacggaatagagctaagcaccggcaaaatcctagaggaaacctggttcagtttgctgtCCAacagggagacaaattcacctttcagcaggacaataacctaaaacacaaggccaaatatacactgtagTTGCTTACCAATATGACatttaatgttcctgagtggcctagttacagttttgacttaaatcggattgaaaatctttggcaagacttgaaaatggctgtctagcaatgatcaacaaccaacttgacagagctcgaagaatttttaaaagaataatgtgcaaatattatacaatccTGGTGCGCAAGGCTCTTAGGAACTTGCCCagaaatcactgccaaaggtgattctaacatgtattgactcaggggtgtaaatacttatgtaaatgaggtcattctgtatttaatttgcaatacattttcaaatatttctaaaaacatgtttttactttgtcattatgggtattgtgtgaagatgggtgtaacaggctgtaacacaacaacatgtggaataagtcaaggggtaagaatactgtatgtgtgtatgtggtaCATACGGGGGCCTCTTTGGAGCATTGGGGTCCTTCTTCCTTCCCTTCTTGCCGCCAGGGGCAAAGTGCATCATCTCGTTGTCATAGCGCACCTTATCCTGCTTCGCCATGTCCTCAAACTTCCCCTTCTCTTTGCCAGACATCGTCTGCAAAAATCACATTTATACCACTTAAAACATTCCCACCAGTAGACGGACCCACGGGTTGTGTTCATTAAGCACCAAACAAAAAAAGGTCTTATGCAAGGTCGCTTGTGTTGTGAGTGAGCGTTTcatagtattttttttatacatgacaaatagacttAACCCTGTACCCTTGAGGGGCTACCTGGACTTGTCCTTCAATATAAGACACCAGTAATTTTGTGTTTTCTGTTgcaatttctttcttttttttaacataaTTTACATTGCATGCTAAGTCAGTATGGCATCATTGAGTACATGTGTGGTCTTGTTGCGCCACCTGAAGTGAGGAATATGTAACTGCTCCTTTGTTACCAAATAACTTGCCATTCTTGACTTGTACAGTACCAACCAGCTTGTAGTCTACCAGCTGGTTTGTCAAACGTGTCCTTTATGGGAACAATAGATTTGGAAACAAAAGATTGATTGAATTTAATTTAGCTCCGTCCCAATAACCAAATGTgtgcagtgcactatgtagtatTAAGAGATGTAAACTCGAAAATTGACTATCTCATCTTGTCATCATCATGTCTATACAGTGACTTGTGAGCTGTGAAAATAACTTCCTCTTGAAGAAAAAGAAACGTCATCATCGTTCATCAATTACcaatcaaacaatcaatcaatcaaccaatcatctGTCTACCcatcaatgaatcaatcaatcaaccatcCAACTACCCACCATCAATCAATCTCATTCTCGGAAGGACAATAAAgatctattctattatattctatcctcACCTTCCATCGTCCGGAGCACTTCTTGGAAAACTCAGCAAAGTTGACAGGTATCTCGGGACTCTTCTTCTTGTGCTCCTCCCGGCAGGTCTGAACGAAGTAGGCGTAGGCAGACATCTTGCCTTTGGGCTTCCCAGGGGTGCCTTTAGCCATCCTGGTCACTGGGCGGGGCCTAGCGGTGTAGTGGAACTCGTTTATTGGTTAATTGGTCAGGTGGTTGGTTGGGTTAGGATCtggagaggggagagtggagagaaGATGGATATCGGTTCATTCAATGGTGTGGTTCGATTTTTGCTGGGAAAGTAAAcaaaatatatctttttttttatcaGGTGATGCAACTGccaaagtatactgaacaaaaatataaacacaacatgtaacaatttagttacagttcatataaggaaatcagtcaattgaaataaataaattaggccctaatctatggatttccctAATTTATGGACtttgaatacagatatgcatgttggtcacaaatacctaaaaaaaagttaggggcatggatcagaaaaccagtcagtatctggtgtgaccaccatttgcctcatgcagcgcgacacatctccttcgtatacagttgatcaggctgttgattgttgcccgtggaatgttgtcccactcctcttcaatggctgtgcgaagttgctggatattggcgggaactggaatacgcaatccagagcatcccaaacatgctcaataggtgacatttctggtgagtatgcaggccatggacgaactgggacattttcagcttccagaaattgtgtacagatcctgcGACATgtggcagtgcattatcatgctgaaacatgaggtgaaggCAGCGGaggaatggcacgacaatgggcctcaggatctcgtcacagtatctctgtgcattcaaattgccaccagttggacgtactgccaaattctctaaaatggcaTTGGacgcagcttatggtagagaaatgtacattaaattctctggaacCAGTTCTGGTGAATgtccctgcagtcagcatgcaagtTGCACACTCCATCAAaacttgtggcattgtgttggtgacaaaactgcacattttagagtggcctcttatcgtccccagtacaaggtgcacctatgtaattattcgtgctgtttaatcagcttcttgatatgccacacctgtcaagtggatggattatcttggcaaaggagaaatgcacactaacagggatataaacaaatttgcgAGCAAaacttgagagaaataagctttttgtgcgtatggattttttggaacatgggaccaacactttacatcttgcatttatatttttgttcagtgttcagtgTACATTGGCCATGGCATTTTAATTTTTTATGATTATTCAATCAAGGTTTGATAACATTTGTTAAAGTCCCTATATTGGTTTGTAAAAATGAATAGACTAATTTAGACATCATTTGATTACCCAACATCCATTATATTAATTTAACATCATTAGCCACCAAGTGAAGGTCAACTTCATAGTATGGTGGAACCATAGAAGGGAACCAGGGAATTAGAATTTAGAACGAGTTCTAGAATAAGAACGAGTTCTAGACTTATAATGAGTTATAAAATATGAATGTGTTCCAATTAGCTCTAGAATTAGAATTGGTTGGAATGAATTAGGATTCTGTGGGTGTGACACTGAAGAAGAAATTGCTCAAGGAGTCTTGGAATTAAGGAACATTTGGAATTAAGGAAATTATAtgaatttttaaaaaatgtgtccAGGAGTCTGTGTGCTGTTCTGATGTCTGTTTTTGATTTGTTATTATGTTGTACAGTATACTATGTAATTACAATGTAATACGATTGCATTATTTAAAGTGTTGTCTTTTAATTTCTCAAAAATACTTAAAATAATTTAACTACTAACTATTTGAGAAATATGATATCATTGTTAGGAATGTGAATTCAAACTCTGATATAAATTCAATagtggaagaaaaaaaacgaatTCGAATCGAAAAATGATTTTAGAATTTTTACAAAATACCTTACATTAAATCTCAATCTAATAAGGATGCCCCGCCATATTCTCCTCTCGCCACCGCCCACCTCCTTGTCATTAGCCATTTTCAGGTTTTTAATTTCATATTTTTCAGCTCCCTAAACTTTACTTCACTGCATCCAACGCAACGCGAACTCAACTCTCTTCATACAAGCTATAGTATAGCGGGCGCTCCGACTCTGGTTACAATGTTGCGATAGAATGAGAAGCTTCAACTAGAAAAACAAAGGTCATCAACGCGAATTATTCATCTTCCATTTTGTGAAATGCGTTCTCATGAGAGAAACTCCTGTTTATTTTCCACCTCCTTGCATATTTCGATCTTACTTTGCCCAAAAATGTATGACTTTTTCTGCTTTTAATTCGCCGCTCCGTTCGGTTGCTTTCAGTCCCAGTTCATAGCGCCTTGTATTGGGTAGTACTAGCTGCTATACAGGCGAAGAGAGCTTGCTGTTCTTCGCTGGAGCTCCCATTGAATAAAATGGCTTCTGTAGATCTAGCGAGGGGAAGGCTTATGGGGTTGACTATGTAACAAAGCGATACACACCCCCTCCGGTTCCAAGGGCTATAACGACTAAATTTGACTGTTAATTAAAAACAAAATTACCTAGTCAGATAAAATAAAGACCGTTCTTTTTATTCAGGTTTAAACATTAAAACTGGCAATGCGTATTTCGTGACATTTCACTGTTTTCCGAAGTTATACCCCTGACGGTCGCTTGGTGCATTGCTATCCGTTAACAAAGACAGTGCGCCAGCCATTTCTTATGTGAGTCATCCTGGTGCAAGCGAGAAGTTGCGAAAATGAATAAAAAGGGGGGAAATAAAAATCCTTTACAGCAGAAAGTCAGAGATAAACATTTCGAATGGAAAACGATAAAGAGCGGTATTTTTCGTCCGTAGGAAATTGTTTTTTTCAAAAGAAAATCGCCGTCCCTTCTCCGTGTTAGAACTGCCTCTCTTCAATGGTTTAAATCGCCAGCCATTTTACTACATGGTGAGAGCGATCATTTGACTAAGCACGATACAAATCTCCAAAACTAATTTTCGACGATGACATTCACATTTTCTTTACATGGTTGAATAGAGATAATAAAGTTGGGCGGAAAACGAACATTTCCTCTGAAAATGTACGAGTATTTATGTAGATGACATCGAAATTGGTTCGCAATAGAAGGACAGTGTTATTCGTAGACAGGCTACAGCCAGCCATATTCAGTGTCACACAGCAGCGATGCGTGTGAGGAATACAAGCCTCAGAAAATGTACAGTTTAATAACTTTTGGTTACTTTAAAAATCTGGAAAAAACACAGAGTCAACGAAACAACAGTGACATGTTCATTTTCGTTATGGTAAA
The DNA window shown above is from Salmo trutta chromosome 8, fSalTru1.1, whole genome shotgun sequence and carries:
- the hmgb3a gene encoding high mobility group protein B3a; the protein is MAKGTPGKPKGKMSAYAYFVQTCREEHKKKSPEIPVNFAEFSKKCSGRWKTMSGKEKGKFEDMAKQDKVRYDNEMMHFAPGGKKGRKKDPNAPKRPPSGFFIFCADHRPKIKAQHPSLGIGDVAKKLGEQWNNLTDATKQPYLIKANKLKDKYQKDVADYKSGKGKVGAPSMVMAPKPMTKSNMDDDDDDDDEEDEEEDEEEEEDDE